One region of Phycicoccus sp. M110.8 genomic DNA includes:
- a CDS encoding TusE/DsrC/DsvC family sulfur relay protein, whose amino-acid sequence MPVTTIAGHTVQVDPEGFLTEYAEWDEDLAKALAAQIGIDLTDEHWRAIRFLRQDFADQGETATLRRISTVGGIPVKELFALFPQKPAKKLAYVAGLPKPHGCV is encoded by the coding sequence ATGCCCGTCACGACCATCGCAGGCCACACGGTCCAGGTCGACCCCGAGGGCTTCCTCACGGAGTACGCCGAGTGGGACGAGGACCTCGCCAAGGCCCTCGCCGCCCAGATCGGCATCGACCTGACCGACGAGCACTGGCGCGCGATCCGGTTCCTGCGCCAGGACTTCGCCGACCAGGGCGAGACGGCGACGCTGCGGCGCATCAGCACCGTGGGCGGCATACCGGTCAAGGAGCTCTTCGCCCTCTTCCCGCAGAAGCCGGCGAAGAAGCTCGCCTACGTCGCGGGCCTGCCCAAGCCCCACGGCTGCGTCTGA
- a CDS encoding 2TM domain-containing protein translates to MSDHVRTPVGQDTTEETELRERALKRLKDKRGLMAHVLSYVMVNALLITIWFVTGAGFFWPVFILLGWGIGLVLNAWDVLWPEPGPERVEAEMERLRRRQHPS, encoded by the coding sequence ATGTCAGACCACGTGCGCACACCTGTGGGTCAGGACACGACGGAGGAGACCGAGCTCAGGGAGCGGGCCCTCAAGCGGCTCAAGGACAAGCGCGGGCTGATGGCCCACGTCCTGTCCTACGTCATGGTCAACGCCCTGCTCATCACCATCTGGTTCGTCACCGGCGCGGGCTTCTTCTGGCCGGTGTTCATCCTGCTCGGGTGGGGAATCGGCCTGGTGCTCAACGCCTGGGACGTCCTGTGGCCCGAGCCCGGTCCGGAGCGCGTCGAAGCCGAGATGGAGCGCCTGCGCCGACGTCAGCACCCCTCGTGA
- a CDS encoding DUF1876 domain-containing protein — protein MTGSASTPPRIRQWQVQLTLFEHEGATHARAVLHGDSPTPIEAAGDSTRGPNDSDVPEIGDEVAVARALRRLADRLLDTAAGDIEEVTGEHDVTLRPL, from the coding sequence ATGACCGGTTCGGCATCGACCCCACCGCGCATCCGCCAGTGGCAGGTCCAGCTCACCCTGTTCGAGCACGAGGGCGCCACCCACGCCCGCGCCGTCCTGCACGGCGACTCCCCCACGCCGATCGAGGCAGCCGGCGACAGCACCCGGGGGCCGAACGACAGCGACGTCCCGGAGATCGGCGACGAGGTCGCCGTCGCCCGCGCGCTGCGCCGGCTCGCCGACCGGCTGCTCGACACGGCCGCCGGGGACATCGAGGAGGTCACCGGCGAGCACGACGTCACCCTCCGGCCGCTCTGA
- a CDS encoding MBL fold metallo-hydrolase has product MSVILSFAGAAGTVTGSKFVVEHEGSRTLVDAGLYQGERSWRRLNWEHTIGHPETLEDVVLTHTHLDHCGYLPALVRQGFHGPVWASAGTAGLLPIVLRDSAHLLEEEAAYAQAAGYSKHDPALPLYTAADVERVLALVRPVPFAAAQQTAGGATVTLHRAGHVLGSASVHVTAGGRSVLFSGDLGRPTHPLLLPREDPPAADAVVLESTYGDRLHPHSAGSDQHEPLAAAIRRTIGRGGSVLIPAFAVDRTELVLLALARLRAQGRIPSVPVHVDSPMALAALDVYQRPDLAAEMRPEAIAELLAMTDVHEARSADESRRLNTPGMPCIIVSASGMATGGRVVHHLASLLPHARNTVVLTGYQAVGTRGRSLQEGARELKVLGQYVRVRAEVVLDDTFSVHADADELVSWLDRLPRPPEVVYLVHGEPASRDALAQRVREHLDCAVALPRLGERVVV; this is encoded by the coding sequence GTGTCCGTCATCCTCAGCTTCGCCGGGGCGGCCGGCACCGTGACCGGCAGCAAGTTCGTCGTGGAGCACGAGGGCTCACGGACGCTGGTCGACGCGGGGCTGTACCAGGGTGAGCGGTCCTGGCGCCGGCTCAACTGGGAGCACACCATCGGGCACCCGGAGACCCTCGAGGACGTCGTCCTCACGCACACGCACCTGGACCACTGCGGGTACCTGCCGGCCCTCGTGCGCCAGGGCTTCCACGGCCCGGTGTGGGCGAGTGCCGGCACCGCGGGGCTGCTCCCCATCGTGCTGCGGGACAGCGCGCACCTGCTCGAGGAGGAGGCGGCATACGCCCAGGCGGCGGGGTACTCCAAGCACGACCCGGCGCTGCCCCTGTACACCGCGGCCGACGTCGAGCGCGTCCTCGCCCTCGTGCGGCCGGTGCCGTTCGCGGCGGCGCAGCAGACGGCGGGCGGCGCGACGGTGACGCTCCACCGGGCCGGGCACGTCCTGGGATCCGCCTCGGTGCACGTGACGGCCGGCGGGCGCTCGGTGCTCTTCTCCGGCGACCTCGGACGCCCCACCCACCCGCTCCTGCTGCCGCGCGAGGACCCACCCGCCGCTGATGCCGTCGTGCTGGAGTCGACGTACGGCGACCGGCTGCACCCGCACTCCGCGGGGTCGGACCAGCACGAGCCCCTCGCGGCCGCCATCCGCAGGACCATCGGCCGCGGCGGGTCCGTCCTCATCCCGGCGTTCGCGGTGGACCGCACCGAGCTCGTGCTGCTCGCGCTCGCCCGGTTGCGGGCCCAGGGGCGGATCCCGTCGGTGCCCGTGCACGTGGACAGCCCGATGGCCCTCGCGGCGCTCGACGTCTACCAGCGCCCCGACCTCGCCGCCGAGATGCGGCCGGAGGCGATCGCCGAGCTGCTGGCGATGACCGACGTGCACGAGGCCCGGTCGGCCGACGAGTCGCGGCGGCTCAACACCCCCGGTATGCCGTGCATCATCGTCTCCGCCTCCGGGATGGCCACCGGTGGCCGGGTCGTGCACCACCTCGCCAGCCTGCTGCCGCACGCGAGGAACACGGTGGTGCTCACCGGCTACCAGGCCGTCGGGACGCGCGGTCGCTCCCTGCAGGAGGGGGCCCGCGAGCTCAAGGTGCTCGGCCAGTACGTGCGCGTCCGCGCCGAGGTGGTCCTCGACGACACCTTCTCGGTCCACGCCGACGCCGACGAGCTCGTGTCGTGGCTGGACCGGCTGCCCCGGCCGCCGGAGGTCGTCTACCTCGTCCACGGTGAGCCCGCCTCGCGGGACGCGCTGGCCCAGCGGGTCCGCGAGCACCTCGACTGTGCCGTCGCGCTCCCGCGCCTCGGCGAGCGGGTCGTCGTGTGA
- a CDS encoding GNAT family N-acetyltransferase — protein MVLRVPRLDDLDRVQRLLDGLSARSSYQRFLSASPLSEEYTAVLLDRHRTLDALVATMGDAVVAVGSTHRLDADSAEFAVAVADRVQGHGVGTLVLEGLVDRSIARGLHTLSGQVLSTNGQMLDVLRHLGPDVRVDAQEGVADVWIDLDRVEDLRRAMGARTDIAWHEYLDPLFHPESVVVVHEDGPERWTGTAGALRVRSSAPVRHLTVPLDRGPRGELPLLLDLAVVGDVSDPARVVREVVGAGARAVVLGSGRPAQEVTTTVLEAARVAAAIGARVIGPGARLVAGTREPGALWVGTAAAHLRPGTVAVVGDRGRATELVTRLARHHVGIAAAVDLGAAVGVGVPDAAAWLAGEPGVGVVLVSSDTTSGRALARALAHQAPHGAPVVARLGQAPPTSGGSPWYVAAADVHELVSTGRLCATGTGSPAARVVLLTNDPWSEHAGANKRLPALGLSLPDLTQYVERRVKALVPGTRVRGAVVALERDVAAGPLAAVLDSLCEEPGVDAVVVDVAPTPRLRRRELDRVVGLVHESHPGVALLLVDGGLLDAHGHPLRSDVPSFADDARALRALSVAGRAGRVEDCEGLLPAPGPRGGRRRR, from the coding sequence GTGGTGCTGCGGGTGCCGCGGCTGGACGACCTGGACCGTGTCCAGCGCCTGCTCGACGGGCTGTCCGCCCGCTCCAGCTACCAGCGCTTCCTGTCCGCGTCCCCGCTGTCGGAGGAGTACACGGCGGTCCTGCTGGACCGGCACCGGACGCTGGACGCCCTGGTCGCCACGATGGGGGACGCCGTGGTCGCGGTGGGGTCGACGCACCGGCTCGACGCGGACAGCGCGGAGTTCGCGGTCGCCGTCGCCGACCGGGTCCAGGGCCACGGCGTGGGCACCCTGGTGCTCGAGGGGCTCGTGGACCGGTCGATCGCGCGGGGACTGCACACCCTCAGCGGGCAGGTGCTCAGCACCAACGGCCAGATGCTCGACGTCCTGCGACACCTGGGCCCCGACGTGCGGGTCGACGCGCAGGAGGGGGTCGCCGACGTCTGGATCGACCTGGACCGGGTGGAGGACCTGCGCCGGGCCATGGGGGCCCGCACCGACATCGCCTGGCACGAGTACCTCGACCCGTTGTTCCACCCCGAGTCGGTGGTGGTCGTGCACGAGGACGGGCCCGAGCGGTGGACCGGAACAGCGGGCGCGCTCCGCGTCCGCAGCAGCGCGCCGGTGCGGCACCTCACTGTCCCGCTGGACCGTGGACCCCGCGGCGAGCTGCCGCTCCTGCTCGACCTGGCCGTCGTCGGGGACGTCTCCGACCCGGCCCGCGTGGTCCGCGAGGTCGTCGGTGCCGGGGCCCGGGCCGTGGTGCTCGGTTCCGGCCGTCCGGCCCAGGAGGTCACAACGACGGTCCTCGAGGCCGCCCGCGTGGCGGCCGCCATCGGCGCCCGGGTCATCGGTCCGGGGGCTCGCCTCGTCGCCGGCACGCGGGAGCCGGGTGCCCTGTGGGTCGGGACCGCGGCCGCGCACCTGCGGCCTGGGACCGTGGCGGTCGTCGGCGACCGGGGGCGCGCGACCGAGCTGGTCACGCGACTGGCCCGGCACCACGTCGGCATCGCGGCCGCCGTCGACCTCGGTGCCGCGGTCGGTGTCGGTGTCCCGGACGCCGCGGCGTGGCTCGCGGGCGAGCCCGGTGTGGGTGTCGTGCTGGTCTCGTCGGACACGACGAGCGGCCGTGCCCTCGCCCGGGCCCTGGCGCACCAGGCGCCGCACGGTGCCCCTGTCGTGGCGCGGCTGGGCCAGGCACCCCCGACCAGCGGCGGCTCCCCGTGGTACGTCGCTGCCGCCGACGTGCACGAGCTGGTGTCGACCGGGCGGCTCTGCGCCACGGGGACCGGCTCCCCGGCCGCACGGGTGGTGCTGCTGACCAACGACCCGTGGAGCGAGCACGCCGGCGCCAACAAGCGTCTCCCGGCACTCGGCCTGTCGCTGCCCGACCTCACGCAGTACGTCGAGCGACGGGTCAAGGCGCTGGTCCCCGGCACCCGGGTGCGCGGGGCGGTCGTGGCCCTCGAGCGCGACGTCGCGGCGGGTCCGCTGGCGGCAGTGCTCGACAGCCTCTGCGAGGAGCCGGGCGTGGACGCGGTCGTGGTGGACGTGGCGCCGACGCCGCGGCTGCGCCGCAGGGAGCTCGACCGGGTCGTCGGCCTGGTGCACGAGTCGCACCCGGGCGTGGCGCTCCTGCTGGTCGACGGAGGCCTGCTCGACGCGCACGGGCACCCGCTGCGCAGCGACGTCCCCAGCTTCGCCGACGACGCCAGGGCCCTGCGTGCCCTGTCGGTGGCTGGTCGTGCCGGGCGCGTCGAGGACTGTGAGGGGCTCCTGCCGGCGCCCGGCCCCCGCGGGGGCCGACGACGGCGGTGA
- a CDS encoding dsRBD fold-containing protein, whose translation MTRDTRAATGTSATGSPSTDGSPPATMRYWLVRLAISERGDSTWARAVLRTNPGRELDATGRAVCRAGELPDREIGDEVAVARALRALADRLLERATADITQVTGEHEVSLRHH comes from the coding sequence ATGACCCGCGACACCAGGGCCGCCACGGGCACCTCGGCGACCGGGTCACCCAGCACCGACGGCAGCCCCCCGGCCACCATGCGTTATTGGCTCGTGCGGCTGGCCATCTCCGAGCGCGGGGACAGCACCTGGGCGCGCGCTGTGCTGCGGACCAACCCCGGGCGGGAGCTCGACGCGACAGGTCGCGCGGTGTGCCGCGCCGGCGAGCTGCCGGACCGCGAGATCGGCGACGAGGTGGCCGTGGCCCGCGCGCTGCGGGCACTGGCCGACCGGCTGCTCGAGCGGGCCACCGCCGACATCACCCAGGTCACCGGCGAGCACGAGGTGTCGTTGCGGCACCACTGA
- a CDS encoding DsrE/DsrF/DrsH-like family protein yields the protein MTTDTAPAIIPDFGTEATAGRKLAIICSKGNLDMAYPGLILANAALGEGVETHLFFTFWGFDMINKKTMGELKFSPLGNTATHMPQGLGGLPGITHMATSRLRKSIAEVDVPEVPEFLQQIVDSGGHLWACRLSADMNHLTEEDLYEEVEGIISAADFIEKTDGAQLLFI from the coding sequence ATGACCACCGACACAGCCCCCGCCATCATCCCCGACTTCGGCACCGAGGCGACGGCGGGCCGCAAGCTCGCCATCATCTGCTCCAAGGGGAACCTCGACATGGCCTACCCCGGCCTCATCCTGGCCAACGCCGCCCTGGGCGAGGGGGTGGAGACGCACCTGTTCTTCACCTTCTGGGGCTTCGACATGATCAACAAGAAGACGATGGGCGAGCTCAAGTTCAGCCCGCTGGGTAACACGGCGACGCACATGCCGCAGGGCCTCGGCGGCCTGCCCGGCATCACGCACATGGCGACGTCGCGGCTGCGCAAGTCGATCGCCGAGGTCGACGTCCCCGAGGTGCCGGAGTTCCTCCAGCAGATCGTCGACTCCGGCGGCCACCTGTGGGCGTGCCGCCTGTCGGCCGACATGAACCACCTCACGGAGGAGGACCTCTACGAGGAGGTGGAGGGCATCATCAGCGCCGCCGACTTCATCGAGAAGACCGACGGGGCCCAGCTGCTCTTCATCTGA
- a CDS encoding universal stress protein: MTTATGRPIVVGVDGATYTRSALDWALEEAVREGCGIMLVHGRQVPVQGPHIEPLMEASDAVAQRVLHAAKQRIHGVSPGTQVTTATGIGSPAMLLVDASEDAWLVVVGARGRGTVASAFLGSTSIDVAARAHCPAIVVRELPATSSAPSGVVVGSDGSDRSAAAVGEAFREADSRGAPLTVVHTWSIELADTGMTMIESDEARERIAESESRLAHQAVAAWAEKYPDVPVRTLVLNAHPVEALADASRDAELVVVGSRGRGGFRGLLLGSVSQGVLHHAHCPVMVVRPEEGT, encoded by the coding sequence ATGACGACAGCCACCGGCCGCCCCATCGTGGTCGGCGTCGACGGAGCCACGTACACGCGCAGCGCCCTCGACTGGGCGCTCGAGGAGGCCGTCCGGGAGGGCTGCGGGATCATGCTCGTCCACGGGCGGCAGGTCCCGGTGCAGGGCCCCCACATCGAGCCGCTCATGGAGGCGTCCGACGCGGTGGCCCAGCGCGTCCTGCACGCCGCGAAGCAGCGCATCCACGGCGTCTCCCCCGGGACGCAGGTCACGACCGCCACCGGGATCGGCAGCCCGGCGATGCTCCTCGTCGACGCGTCCGAGGACGCGTGGCTCGTCGTGGTCGGGGCCCGGGGTCGTGGCACCGTCGCGAGCGCCTTCCTCGGGTCGACGTCGATCGACGTGGCCGCCCGCGCCCACTGCCCGGCGATCGTCGTGCGCGAGCTCCCCGCCACCAGCTCGGCCCCGTCGGGCGTCGTCGTCGGGTCGGACGGCTCCGACCGCAGCGCCGCCGCCGTCGGCGAGGCCTTCCGTGAGGCCGACTCGCGCGGTGCGCCCCTGACGGTGGTGCACACCTGGTCGATCGAGCTCGCCGACACCGGCATGACGATGATCGAGTCAGACGAGGCGCGGGAACGGATCGCCGAGTCGGAGTCGCGACTCGCGCACCAGGCCGTCGCCGCCTGGGCCGAGAAGTACCCGGACGTGCCGGTGCGGACCCTGGTCCTCAACGCCCACCCCGTCGAGGCGCTCGCCGACGCCTCGCGTGACGCCGAGCTCGTCGTCGTCGGCAGCCGCGGGCGCGGCGGCTTCCGTGGGCTGCTCCTGGGGTCGGTCAGCCAGGGCGTGCTGCACCATGCGCACTGCCCCGTGATGGTCGTGCGACCGGAGGAGGGAACATGA
- a CDS encoding FAD/NAD(P)-binding oxidoreductase, which produces MKRLVVLGGGTAGTMVVNKLRRRLDRRSWQITVVDRDDDHLYQPGFLFLPFGTYAAEQVVRKRHRFIPDGVDLVLAEIDRVAPEEQVVHLQDGRTLAYDYLVIATGTSPRPDQTPGMLGEQWRRSIFDFYTFDGSRALADALRHFDHGRLVVHVTEMPIKCPVAPLEFTFLADAHLRERGVRDRVELVFVTPLSGAFTQPIASAHLGSMLEERKILVEPDFMVERVDDEHKALVSYDEREVPFDLLVTVPLNMGADYVARSGLGDELNYVPVDKHTLLSTKYDTIFAVGDASDIPASKAGSVAHFAVDLFVENFVAHAAGRPMPHSFDGHANCFVESGDGKGLLIDFNYDTQPLPGKFPLPGVGPLSLLKETRANHLGKLAFRWIYWNVLLPGRYLPLPDHMSMTGKQVPADAPTADASTPVVHM; this is translated from the coding sequence ATGAAGCGCCTCGTGGTGCTCGGCGGCGGGACCGCCGGCACGATGGTCGTGAACAAGCTGCGACGCCGGCTGGACCGCCGGTCGTGGCAGATCACCGTCGTCGACCGCGACGACGACCACCTCTACCAGCCCGGGTTCCTCTTCCTGCCGTTCGGGACGTATGCCGCCGAGCAGGTCGTGCGCAAGCGGCACCGGTTCATCCCCGACGGGGTCGACCTGGTGCTCGCCGAGATCGACCGGGTCGCCCCGGAGGAGCAGGTCGTGCACCTGCAGGACGGGCGCACCCTCGCGTACGACTATCTCGTCATCGCGACGGGCACGTCGCCGCGGCCTGACCAGACGCCCGGGATGCTGGGCGAGCAGTGGCGCCGCAGCATCTTCGACTTCTACACCTTCGACGGGTCCAGGGCCCTGGCCGACGCGCTGCGCCACTTCGACCACGGCCGGCTCGTCGTCCACGTCACGGAGATGCCGATCAAGTGCCCGGTGGCGCCGCTGGAGTTTACCTTCCTCGCGGACGCCCACCTGCGCGAGCGGGGCGTGCGCGACCGCGTCGAGCTCGTCTTCGTCACGCCGCTGTCGGGGGCCTTCACCCAGCCGATCGCGTCCGCCCACCTGGGGTCGATGCTCGAGGAGCGCAAGATCCTCGTCGAGCCCGACTTCATGGTCGAGCGGGTCGACGACGAGCACAAGGCACTCGTCTCCTACGACGAGCGCGAGGTGCCGTTCGACCTGCTGGTCACGGTCCCGCTCAACATGGGCGCCGACTACGTGGCCCGGTCGGGCCTGGGCGACGAGCTGAACTACGTCCCGGTGGACAAGCACACGCTGCTCTCGACGAAGTACGACACGATCTTCGCGGTCGGCGACGCCTCCGACATCCCCGCCTCCAAGGCCGGGTCCGTCGCGCACTTCGCCGTCGACCTGTTCGTGGAGAACTTCGTGGCCCACGCCGCCGGTCGCCCGATGCCGCATTCCTTCGACGGGCACGCCAACTGCTTCGTCGAGTCCGGTGACGGCAAGGGCCTGCTCATCGACTTCAACTACGACACCCAGCCGCTGCCGGGGAAGTTCCCGCTGCCGGGGGTCGGGCCGCTGAGCCTGCTCAAGGAGACCCGCGCCAACCACCTCGGGAAGCTCGCGTTCCGCTGGATCTACTGGAACGTCCTGCTCCCCGGCCGCTACCTGCCGCTGCCCGACCACATGTCGATGACGGGCAAGCAGGTCCCGGCGGACGCACCCACGGCCGACGCATCCACGCCCGTCGTCCACATGTGA
- a CDS encoding cation-transporting P-type ATPase: MTDMQSPAALATRSEPDPRESAERLLRDLRTSRRGLAGREAARRLAVTGENVLVRSGRRLWVRELLRQLTHPLAALLWLAALLALASGTVALAVAIVVVVLLNALFAFAQERHAVRAVEALEAYLPQQVRVRRDDELVTLEARLLVPGDVVAVGEGERVSADARILTGSVEVDLSTLTGESLPVARGVEGRVDAPLLEATDLLFSGTSCVRGEAEAVVYATGMHTELGRIAALAQRTEPDPSPLERQVTRVARLIAVVAVGTGLAFIPVGTLVAGMSVADTVQFAIGLLVANVPEGLLPTITLALALGVRLLARSGALVKRISAVETLGSTSVICTDKTGTLTLNRMRVVRCWTPSGTITVDPAASTPLEGARRLVRAAATCTSAGWDPSEPSVEHGDPTEVALLRAAPLAGLPVPDHADRVQVFHFDPALKRMSAVHTGGGDRVVLTKGAPESLVGLCRFVGAEDGTDLLLGDEQRRAVLALVDAWAREGLRVLGVASRRVSPAEPGRLERASAERDLTLLGLVAMVDPPRTEIAPAVRACHTAGIRLVIVTGDHGLTARGIAQQVGIGDAGTPVVTGRDLDAMGDAELDTLLEAHEELIFARSSPEAKLRIADALRALGHVVAMTGDGVNDAPALRRADIGVAMGRTGTDVAREAATMVLTDDNFATIVAAVRSGRQVYDNVRKFIVYIFAHATPEVVPFIAYALSGGRIPLPLTVMQILAIDLGTETLPALALGREPAEPGIMEAPPRRRGQNVVDRTMLGRAWGLLGGLSAVLVLTAYLVTLRAGGWRPGAHVATGPLHHTWQQATTMSFLAIVACQVGTAVAARTQRASLRRTGLLTNPLLGWGIAFELAFAAAVVLVPAAQRVFSTAAPEPWQLALLVPMPVLVWGADELWRWRRRRWRPTAAAGPTARP, encoded by the coding sequence ATGACCGACATGCAGTCCCCGGCGGCCCTCGCGACCCGCAGCGAGCCGGACCCGCGGGAGTCGGCGGAACGGCTGCTGCGCGATCTGCGCACGAGCCGGCGGGGCCTCGCCGGTCGTGAGGCCGCCCGGCGCCTGGCCGTCACCGGCGAGAACGTGCTCGTGCGCTCCGGACGGCGTCTCTGGGTGCGCGAGCTGCTCCGACAGCTGACCCACCCGCTCGCGGCCCTGCTGTGGCTCGCCGCCCTGCTCGCGCTCGCCAGCGGCACGGTCGCCCTGGCCGTCGCCATCGTCGTGGTGGTCCTGCTCAACGCGCTGTTCGCGTTCGCCCAGGAGCGGCACGCGGTCCGCGCGGTCGAGGCGCTCGAGGCGTACCTGCCGCAGCAGGTGCGGGTCCGGCGCGACGACGAGCTCGTGACCCTCGAGGCACGCCTGCTCGTCCCCGGGGACGTGGTGGCGGTCGGCGAGGGCGAGCGCGTGTCGGCCGACGCGCGCATCCTCACGGGCTCCGTCGAGGTCGACCTGTCGACCCTGACCGGCGAGTCGCTCCCGGTCGCCCGGGGCGTCGAGGGCCGGGTCGACGCCCCGCTGCTCGAGGCCACCGACCTGCTCTTCAGCGGCACCTCCTGCGTGAGGGGCGAGGCGGAGGCGGTCGTGTACGCCACGGGCATGCACACCGAGCTCGGTCGCATCGCGGCGCTGGCCCAGCGGACCGAGCCCGACCCCAGCCCCCTCGAGCGGCAGGTCACCCGGGTCGCCAGGCTCATCGCCGTCGTCGCCGTGGGGACCGGGCTGGCGTTCATCCCGGTCGGCACCCTCGTCGCCGGGATGTCGGTGGCGGACACGGTCCAGTTCGCCATCGGGCTGCTCGTGGCCAACGTCCCGGAGGGGCTGCTCCCGACCATCACCCTGGCCCTCGCCCTCGGGGTCCGGCTGCTCGCCCGCAGCGGCGCCCTGGTCAAGCGGATCTCCGCGGTGGAGACGCTCGGGTCGACCAGCGTCATCTGCACCGACAAGACCGGCACCCTCACGCTCAACCGCATGCGCGTCGTCCGCTGCTGGACCCCGTCGGGCACCATCACCGTCGACCCCGCGGCCTCCACCCCCCTGGAGGGGGCGCGACGGCTCGTCCGCGCGGCTGCGACCTGCACCAGCGCCGGCTGGGACCCATCCGAGCCGTCGGTCGAGCACGGCGACCCGACGGAGGTGGCCCTCCTGCGGGCCGCGCCGCTGGCAGGGCTGCCCGTGCCCGACCACGCCGACCGGGTGCAGGTGTTCCACTTCGACCCCGCGCTCAAGCGGATGTCGGCGGTGCACACCGGCGGAGGGGACAGGGTCGTGCTGACCAAGGGCGCCCCCGAGTCGCTCGTGGGGCTGTGCCGCTTCGTCGGCGCCGAGGACGGCACCGACCTGCTGCTGGGGGACGAGCAGCGCAGGGCCGTCCTCGCGCTCGTCGACGCCTGGGCGCGGGAGGGGCTGCGGGTCCTGGGTGTCGCGTCCCGCCGGGTCTCCCCGGCGGAGCCCGGCCGGCTCGAGCGGGCCTCGGCCGAGCGCGACCTCACCCTGCTCGGCCTCGTCGCGATGGTGGACCCGCCACGGACCGAGATCGCACCGGCGGTGCGCGCCTGCCACACCGCCGGCATCCGGCTGGTCATCGTGACCGGCGACCACGGCCTCACCGCCAGGGGGATCGCCCAGCAGGTCGGCATCGGTGACGCCGGCACCCCGGTGGTCACCGGTCGCGACCTCGACGCGATGGGCGACGCCGAGCTGGACACGCTGCTCGAGGCGCACGAGGAGCTGATCTTCGCCCGCAGCTCACCGGAGGCCAAGCTGCGGATCGCCGACGCCCTGCGCGCGCTCGGCCACGTGGTGGCGATGACCGGCGACGGCGTCAACGACGCACCGGCGCTGCGCCGCGCCGACATCGGGGTGGCCATGGGGCGCACGGGAACCGACGTCGCCCGGGAGGCGGCCACCATGGTGCTCACCGACGACAACTTCGCCACGATCGTCGCCGCCGTCCGGTCCGGGCGACAGGTCTACGACAACGTGCGCAAGTTCATCGTCTACATCTTCGCCCACGCCACCCCGGAGGTCGTGCCGTTCATCGCCTACGCCCTCTCCGGAGGTCGGATCCCGTTGCCGCTCACGGTGATGCAGATCCTCGCGATCGACCTGGGCACGGAGACGCTGCCGGCGCTGGCGCTCGGGCGGGAGCCTGCCGAACCGGGGATCATGGAGGCACCGCCCCGGCGTCGGGGCCAGAACGTGGTCGACCGCACCATGCTCGGCCGGGCGTGGGGGCTGCTCGGCGGGCTTTCCGCGGTGCTGGTGCTCACGGCATACCTGGTCACGCTGCGGGCGGGCGGCTGGCGTCCCGGCGCCCATGTCGCGACCGGGCCCCTGCACCACACGTGGCAGCAGGCGACCACCATGTCCTTCCTCGCGATCGTGGCCTGCCAGGTCGGCACCGCCGTCGCGGCCCGGACCCAGCGGGCCTCCCTGCGCCGCACCGGGCTGCTGACCAACCCGTTGCTCGGCTGGGGCATCGCCTTCGAGCTCGCGTTCGCGGCCGCGGTGGTGCTCGTGCCCGCCGCCCAGCGTGTCTTCTCGACCGCCGCACCCGAGCCGTGGCAGCTCGCCCTGCTGGTGCCCATGCCGGTGCTGGTGTGGGGTGCGGACGAGCTGTGGCGCTGGCGCCGGCGCCGGTGGCGGCCGACCGCCGCGGCGGGACCAACGGCCCGTCCCTGA